From one Lolium rigidum isolate FL_2022 chromosome 4, APGP_CSIRO_Lrig_0.1, whole genome shotgun sequence genomic stretch:
- the LOC124647671 gene encoding probable glutathione S-transferase GSTU6 codes for MAGVQLGGEGELKLLGTWASPWVSRVKLALHLKGLSYEYIEQDLDNKTSLLLASNPAHKKVPVLIHNCKAICESRVILEYIDEAYSATGPSLLPADPYERAISRFWAAYIDDKLVVPWVQAFKNNTEEERIEGMKQTLAAAETLEGALKECSKGKPFFGGDSMGYVDVALGGLISWLQGTEELCGAKLFDDANTPLLLSWVERFVALDAAKVALPDVGELVEFAKMRLAQLGAAAAAAATVPPKN; via the exons ATGGCGGGTGTTCAGTTGGGCGGCGAAGGTGAACTGAAGCTGCTGGGCACATGGGCGAGCCCATGGGTGTCCAGAGTGAAACTTGCCCTCCACCTGAAGGGCTTGAGCTACGAGTACATCGAGCAGGACCTCGACAACAAGACCAGCCTTCTCCTCGCGTCCAACCCGGCGCACAAGAAGGTGCCCGTGCTCATCCACAACTGCAAGGCAATCTGCGAGTCGCGCGTCATCCTGGAGTACATCGACGAGGCCTACAGCGCCACAGGCCCTTCCCTCCTGCCTGCCGACCCCTATGAACGCGCGATCAGTCGGTTCTGGGCTGCCTACATTGACGACAAG CTGGTTGTCCCGTGGGTTCAGGCGTTCAAGAACAACACAGAGGAGGAGAGGATCGAAGGGATGAAGCAGACGCTGGCGGCAGCAGAGACGCTGGAGGGTGCCCTCAAGGAGTGCTCAAAGGGGAAGCCCTTCTTCGGCGGCGATAGCATGGGGTACGTTGACGTCGCGCTGGGCGGTCTCATCTCGTGGCTGCAGGGAACGGAGGAGCTCTGTGGTGCCAAGCTCTTTGACGATGCCAACACCCCGCTTCTGCTCTCCTGGGTCGAGCGGTTTGTCGCGCTGGacgccgccaaggtggctcttccCGATGTCGGCGAGCTGGTTGAGTTCGCCAAGATGAGGCTTGCCCAGCTAGGTgctgcagcggcggctgctgcaaCTGTGCCTCCCAAGAACTGA